TGTTGCCAAAAACAGCCAGGACCTGAGCCAAGCCAACATCCAGGGCTCGGACGCCAGCCGGGTGTTCGTCGGCCCCAAATACCTGGTCGAAACCAACTCTGCCTTCACCGATCTCAAGCAGTTCATGAGCTCGGACTACCTGCTGGGCAAGCTGGGCTACGACCCTGAAACCAGCTGGAAGCGCCTGGGCGATGGCCTCTATGAACAACGCCTGATTCAACAAGCCGTCACCGCGCGCACAGGTCAGCGCTTTATCGCCGGCCAGACCACCGACGAAGGCATGTTCAAGTACCTGATGAACAACGCCATCGCCACCAAGGACCAGCTCAACCTCTCCGTTGGCGTGACCTTGACCTCGCAGCAAGTCGCCGCACTGACCCATGACATCGTCTGGATGGAAGACCAGGTGATCAATGGCCAGCACGTGCTGGTCCCCGTGCTGTACATGGCCCAGGCGAACAACCGCCTGACGGCGGATGGGGCGTTGATTCAGGGCAAGGACGTCACCTTGATTGCCGGTGCGGATTTGAAGAACTCCGGCACGTTGCGCGCCAGCGAAAACCTTTCGGCAGCAGCGGGGAACAACCTCGTCAATACGCGGCTCGCGCAGGCCGGTGAAAAGCTGAAGCTGGTGGCGGGCAAGGACCTGGTGAACATGCAAGGCGGCATCCTCAAGGGTAAGGATGTTGACCTGAGCACCTTGACTGGGGATATCCGCAATGACCGGACCATCACCACGATTGAAAACAGTGGGAAGGGCTTCAGCTCCAAGACGGCAGTCGTCGATAGCGCCGCGCGGGTTGAGGCCGAGAACAACCTGACGATGCATGCAGCGCGGGACTTGCTGAATGTCGGCGGGGCCATTACCGCAGGCAAGAACGCTGAGCTGAGCGCGGGTAACGACGTGGTGATTGCGGCGGCTCGCGAGGAAACCGGCTCGACGCGCCAGGACAAACGGCATTTCTGGGCGCAGAGCCAGACGGTGCAGCATGCCAGTGAGATCAAGGTCGGTGGGAATCTTGATGTTGTGGCGACGAACGATTTGACGATGGTTGCCAGCCATGTCAAGGCAGGCGGCGACGTCAATTTATCGGGCAAGGATGTGAGCCTCCTTGCGGCTGCCAACGAAGAATCAAGTGAGTACCGCTATAAGCGCAGCGGCAAGAAGATCAAGCAGGAAGAAGACCATGTTCGCCAGCAGGGCACGACGATTGAGGCCGGTGGTGATGTAAAGGTTGCGGCGCTGCAAGACCTGACGATGGTCGCCAGCAAAATCAACGCCGGTAACGAGGCCTATCTGGTGGCCGGTAAGCAGTTGAATTTGATGGCTGAACTCAACCGCGACTACTCCCTCTACGACATGAGCAAAAAAGGCAGTTGGGGGAGCAACGCGGCGAAACGCGATGAAGTGACGCAGCACACTAACGTCGGCAGTGAAATCAAGACGGGCGGCGATCTCACGCTCAAGAGCGGCGGGGACCAGCGTTACCAAGTGGCAACCCTGGACAGCGGTAAGGACCTGACGCTGGACAGCGGTGGCCGCATCGTGTTCGAGGGCGTGAAGGACTTCCACGACGAGAGCCATACCAAGAGCAAGGGCGATTTGGCTTGGTACAAGATGAAGGGCGAAGGGAAAACCGATGAGACCCTGCGGCAAAGCGCCCTGATTGCTCAAGGCAAGCTGGTGATCAAAGCTGCCGAAGGCATTCGTATCGATATCAAGCAGGTCGATCAACAGAGCGTTAGCCAAACCATCGATGCGATGGTGCAAGCGGACCCCAACCTGGCTTGGATGAAGCAGGCGGAGGCCCGTGGTGATATCGATTGGCGCCAAGTCAAAGAAATTCACGACAGCTTCAAGTACGAGTCTTCTGGCCTCGGCGCTGGCGCCAAGATTGCCATCGCTATTCTGATGTCTTTCATCCTCGGCCCCGCTGGTTTGGGGTTGAGCGGGTCAAACCTGGCAGTTGCTGCCAGCCTGAGCACGACCGCGGTCACTAGCACCATTGATAACAAGGGCAACCTTGGTCTGGCGGTGAAAGATACGTTCAGTACGGGGAGTCTGAAGAACGCTGCGATTGCGGGATTCACTGCTGGCTTTCTTGATTACGCCGACGACAAATGGTTCACGGCAGCCGATGGCGCGGGCTCGGCCACACAGGGTATTCAACCCACGGATGGTGCTGCGGTAGGTGCGGCGAACTCCTCCAAAGATATCTTCCGTTGGAGTAATGCGTCTGATGCGGCGACTCGTACCGTTGGGCGAGCGCTTATCTCGAGCGGAGTGTCCTCGGCCATTGGGGGAGGCAGTTTCGGCAGCAACTTCAGTGCAGCCTTGATGGGCGAGGCCGGCCAAATGGCCATGGCCTCCGGCTTCAACTGGATTGGTGACAACGCCATTCATTTTCCAGATGCAAGCGTCCAAAAAGTGGTTGCTCACGCGATCATGGGTGGCTTGTTGGCTGAGCTGACGGGCAGTGACTTCAAGACAGGCGCAGCGGCAGCAGGGCTCAATGAAGTCATGGTGAGCTCGATGGGCGACCTGGGCCGGGATAACAAAGAGCTGAGGCTGGTTCTATCGCAACTTACCGGCTTGGTAGCGGCTGCGGCAGTCGACGGCGATTTGGACAAAGGCGTTGCCATCGCCAAAGGCGCCACTCAGTACAACCATGACCTGCATGAACCTGCGGCGAAACAGATGGCCCAGCAAGCGCTGGACCAATGTCGCGAAAACCCACTGCTATGCGACATGGGCATTGATTTCAGCAAGTTGACGGTCGACGACATCGTTTTTGCCATGCGTGTAGAGGGGGAGCATGGAAAGGGGATAGAGAACGCCAAGCCTGAAGCAATCGCTTTTGTTGACGGCTTTATGTTCAGCAGAGCTCCTCACATAGTTGGCGATTTGTACACTGAGACGGAGTCTGAGCGGTATAGGCTTGGTGTTGAGGCTAAGGCGAGCTTGGTACTGGCGGTCATCAATCTTGGCAATGGGATTCGTAGCTTTGGTAACTACCTGCAAGGATTGGTGAGGGCGACGCCAACAGGTGTACCTGTCGCCAAGGCTGTGGATGAGCTTGCGGCAAAAGGAACTGGTGGTGCGGGGCAAGCCGCCAAGAATCCTAATTCGACCAGTGCGATGACGGATGCCGAGGCGGGAATGCCCTATAGTCATCCGGTGAAGCCAGCTGCAAAAGAGACCGCGAAGAATCTAGTCTCAGGGGAAACTAAGGTTGTAGGTATTGATAAGCCAGCGGCTAACGATGCTAATTTTACGTTGGCATTACCTTCAGGAAAGAAAGGCTCTGTAGTTAGGGGGGCTTTAGAGGAACACGAGTTTAAACAGGCATCTGATATCGTTTCCTTTAGAGGAGGTCAATTTAAGGGGGCTGATACACCTAGTTTTGCGGGCATTGATGGCTGGCTTGATGGTGTTCCTGTTCAACTTAAGACAATCAAAGGGACTAGTATAAATTCGGTTAGAAGAAATATTCTTAGTGGCGCTGAAGACATGGCTAAAGCTGGGTATAAGGGGGATTTGTATATTGATGCAGCTAGTACAGGAGTGTCCATGGAGAAAATGTTAAGTCACTTTAAGTCGGGGTCCCCAGTCTCAAATGTTGTTGGTGAAGGGACGGTGAGTAATATTTATATAAAAACTCAGGATGGCTGGATGAATATATCCTCTGGTCGAGTTTCTCAATATAAAGGGTGGGAGTGATGTCATCTGGTTTATTTGTTCCGATCAAAGAAGTCCCAAACTTTCAAAGCCTCCTAAGAGAGCTGCTTACCTTCCTTTCTGGTTTTTTTTTAGAGGCAGGTCAATTAAGGGTCGGTGTGAGTCTCGGCGGTGGGGGGGAATTGATTGATAGTTTTGTCTTTGTGCATGATCAAGAACAGGAGCCTCTTTGTTGGATTGGTTTTATGAGGCTTCCTGAAGATTCGAGAGAGGTTTCAGAGGTGGATTTACCTATTGTTGCTGAAGTTACAAGGAGCTCCAAAGAAAATATGTTGTTTTCGGTGGCAGTTGCTTGTGCGATAGGGAAGGCTTTCGGAGGGCGAGTGATATATGATGATGCTCATGTGTATTTTGATTGCAAGAAAGACGTTTATACTCTCTTGGAGAGTGAGGAGTATCTTTCTGTTAGATTGTGAAAGTGTTTGCTGAGTTTGGTGGAATGTGTTTTTTGAGCTGGGCGGATACTGTGCTTTTAGTTAGATATCAAGGTTGAAATGGAGCTGCTTTGTACCGCCCCTTTCTGTTTGTGCGAATTTTCAACAGGCTGCGTTTTGCTAGGATTCTTAGGTTTCAGAGGTTTTGGTAGATATTGCTGAATGAGAAATACTGGCTTTTGATGGTGAGGCTTAAAAGTCAAAGGGTGCAGTGTTCGTATCTATAAGGATGGGTTTCATATCAATCAGTTAGATCGGTAAGTGGATTGCGTTGTTGTTGGGTTGTAGGGGGTGTTATCGGGTTTATTAGTCAGTGTGCAGGGAAGGTTTGTGTTCTGTTAATTGAGTATGAAAAATGGAGAAGTTCGAACTGTCCAAAATAGAATATCCCGCGATGAGAGAGGAACTGATCTCTTACTTGGAGGGGTTGTCCAGTGTTGATTATCAATACAACGCTTGGGTATCTAGAGCGAACCCTGATATAGGTTATGATGAGTTTAATTATGCTGTTCATTTTTTATACGATGACACTGATTTGGCAAACGATCCTCGCTCTTGGATTGGAATTGTGCTGAGAGGGGAAAGCGAAGTTGCAGCGATTTCTGATGTTGTTAACAGTATTGACAGGGTTTTTGATAAGTATGGGACTTGTCTTACAGATGCGGAGTACTTGACGAAGCTTGAATGGGTTGATGTTGTTGAGTCATCAAAAAGAGCTTTAATAATATTTTCTCAGATGTTGTCGTTCTGATTTTGTCTGGTACTTGAAATTGAAGAACCCCAGTTTGCGGCGTGGTTCTTAATTTACCCTAGTACGATCACTGACCTATTCTTGCCGACCTTGATTCTGATCTTTCGAGTGACCTAAAAACCTGTCTGCTTCAGCCAGCGGCTGGCTATCACCGGTCTATACCTACTTTTCGTACAAAACCTAAGTAGTAGCGACGGTCAAGTTTTTCCCGCTGTAGAGCCCGGCAAATGGCTGAAGGATTATAATGATGGTTTTTTGAATGGGAAGAAGCTATCGGTGCAGTATTTTAAAAGTGAAGGTGGTAAGTTGCTCGGTGTAAAAATATGATTGCAATAGGACGAGGTGGTAGAACTAAAGGAGTAATGCTTTGATGAAAGATTTTTCGTTGATTGTAGAGGTTTTTGGGGCTGATGAAGTTTGCAGGGTCATTTCTGCACTGTCCATTGGTTTGTTAACTTCGGTTCGCTCTGGCTTGATGTCGCTAGAGGAGGCTGAGCAAATTCTTTTTACACCGAGAACTGAGAAGGTCTTAAGAGATAAAGGTGTCTCTTCTGTTATTTGCGATCTTGTACTTGAATGTTGTGAACTAGAGGATGTGCTTAGCTTGTTGCCTCATAGGTATGAGAAAAATATAGATATGCTTATTGAAAGGTTTTCAGGGGTATTGAGTAGTATTTGTGCGCCAGATATGCAGTGGAAGCTTGCAAGGCTGCGTTGATAAAGAGTTTAAGTTAGAGCAGGTTTGCTCGTGTTCGAAATGAGTGTGGTGCGATTTGGACAAAGGCGTTGTCATCGCCAAAAGCGCCACCTATGTTCCCTAGGGAAAAGAGATAGTGAAGAATAATGATTAGGGTTCTGCGGCTGAATGAGTTGCTCGTCGCTCACAACTGCTTGCATGCCATTAGTATTCAGTTGAACGAAGATGGTGTGGCTTATGATTTATCTCTATCAATTTCGGACTCTGAAAAGACAGGGGCTGATGTCGTGTGTATCAGATTTATTGATATCAGTCATTTTGCGTCCCGTGATATTGGTGGCGGATTGACTCAGTTGATGCATATGACCGTGAGTCAGTTGGATTCGGGTTTTGACCGGATGCGTTATCAGTTGGTCGATCTTGAAGATAATAAGTTGTCATTTTACTTCTCATCATTTTCGGTTGAGTAGAGGGAGCAAAAGAGAGCTAGCCCGTGATTGGAACTGTGGTGTAACTGGTCGTCTCAATGCAGTCAGGTGATGCAGCTATTTGGCCGTCGAAACCTGTAGCCGCTGTCGAGCGCAGCGAGGCTGCGCACGAGGACGCAGTCCTCGCCAAACCTGCCGATGCTTTTCATCTGGCTGCATACGGTTCTGTGGACATATCCGTTGCTGCGGTCACGGCTGCTTAGGGTTTCGCTCTTACAGCGACTCACTTTGGAAAAGCCCCAAAGTAAGCAAAGGGCTCCTGCCCCAGCATCCGGCGCCTCGCCTAGGCTCGGCGTTACCTCACTCCGGCATTGCTCCGGGGGCACGCCGCCACAGGCCATCCATGCCCAGCTGCCCCCTGCTCAGGGCGAAGGCGGCATACGTGCGTCGGCCAGTATTTTCAAGCCGCACTCCGCTTCAACGTTGCCAGCAGGCCGCAAAACGCTTGCACACCTCAAAGC
This genomic stretch from Pseudomonas sp. Os17 harbors:
- a CDS encoding SCO4402 family protein yields the protein MEKFELSKIEYPAMREELISYLEGLSSVDYQYNAWVSRANPDIGYDEFNYAVHFLYDDTDLANDPRSWIGIVLRGESEVAAISDVVNSIDRVFDKYGTCLTDAEYLTKLEWVDVVESSKRALIIFSQMLSF
- a CDS encoding DUF3969 family protein is translated as MKDFSLIVEVFGADEVCRVISALSIGLLTSVRSGLMSLEEAEQILFTPRTEKVLRDKGVSSVICDLVLECCELEDVLSLLPHRYEKNIDMLIERFSGVLSSICAPDMQWKLARLR